From the Rhodothalassiaceae bacterium genome, one window contains:
- a CDS encoding transcriptional regulator, which produces MDREPPLRPSPEEIPAARTDAPADGPDDEAAPQRGRPPDPERRARILEAAAALFLEKGFSRTSMDRIAQAAGVSKQTVYAHFRSKDDLYRAVIAHKIAEYFPDTRILAGDAAQAERALQRFGVQFLSLVLSDDSIAMLRRLAESARHEPRLVRLFDEEGPERILATLAAFCARCCCVVHRGRCDARALAELITSLLLGPWLLRRLLGLVPMPSPAELEAHARLVARQAMALAELGLVDSAPAAG; this is translated from the coding sequence GTGGATCGCGAGCCCCCGCTTCGGCCGTCGCCGGAAGAGATCCCGGCGGCGCGCACGGATGCCCCGGCGGATGGCCCGGATGACGAGGCGGCGCCCCAGCGCGGTCGGCCGCCGGATCCGGAACGCCGCGCGCGCATCCTCGAGGCGGCGGCGGCCCTCTTTCTGGAAAAGGGCTTTTCCCGCACCAGCATGGACCGGATCGCGCAAGCGGCCGGCGTGTCCAAGCAGACGGTGTATGCCCATTTCCGCAGCAAGGACGACCTCTATCGCGCCGTCATCGCCCACAAGATCGCCGAATACTTCCCGGACACCCGGATCCTGGCCGGCGACGCGGCGCAGGCCGAACGCGCGCTTCAGCGCTTCGGCGTGCAGTTCCTGTCGCTGGTGCTGTCCGACGATTCCATCGCCATGCTGCGCCGGCTCGCCGAATCCGCGCGCCACGAGCCGCGTCTCGTGCGCCTGTTCGATGAGGAGGGCCCGGAGCGGATTCTGGCGACCCTTGCCGCCTTCTGCGCACGCTGCTGCTGCGTCGTCCACCGCGGGCGCTGCGACGCGCGGGCGCTGGCGGAGCTCATCACCAGCCTCCTTCTCGGCCCCTGGCTTCTCCGCCGTCTGCTGGGACTCGTCCCCATGCCGTCGCCCGCCGAGCTCGAGGCCCATGCGCGGCTCGTGGCCCGCCAGGCCATGGCGCTCGCCGAGCTCGGCCTTGTCGACTCCGCCCCGGCCGCGGGCTGA